Below is a window of Actinomycetota bacterium DNA.
CGGTTCCACGCCGGCGTTAACGGACGTCTCCCTGTCGATCGACTCCGGGGAGGTCGTGGCGCTCGTCGGCGAGAACGGATCGGGAAAGACCACCCTGGCCAAGCTGATCGCCGGTCTGTACCGCCCTTCGCACGGCACGATCAGATGGGACGGCGTCGACACGGCGACGATCGATCCGGACGAGCTCCGCCGTCAGGTCGCCGTGATCTTCCAGGACTTCGGTCGATTCCACCTGACAGCACGGGAGAACGTGGGCCTGGGTCGGCCAGATGCGGTGCACGACCTGGAGGCGATCCGCGAAGCCGCCGAGCAGGCCGGCGCAGACGGTCGGCTGGCAACGCTTCCGAAGGGGTACGAAACGATCCTCGGTCCCGAGTTCATCGGTGGGACCGACCTCTCGGTCGGCGAATGGCAGCGCGTGGCACTGGCCCGGGCGCTGTTCCGCGACGCCCCGTTCGTCATCCTCGACGAGCCCACTGCCGCGCTCGATCCTCGCGCCGAGCATGAGCTCTTCCGCCGGATCCGTTCATTCCTCTCGGGCCGGACCGTTCTATTGATCTCGCATCGGTTCTCGTCGGTTCGGCCGGCCGACCGGATCTACGTCCTCGAGGCGGGCAGGGTCGCCGAGAACGGCACGCACGAGGAGCTGATGCGCCACGACGGGCTCTACGCGGAGCTCTTCACCCTGCAGGCCGCCGCGTATCTCGGAGAAGGCGAACGAAAAGCGCTCGCGGATAACGGGCAGGTCCCGGGCGGTGACGGTCACGAGAGCCGAGATCTAGCGCGAGACGAGCCCTCCTCGCGTCCCTGAGCAACCTTAGGAACGGGCGATCGGCGCGCCACGACGGAGGAAGACCAGTTCCGACGGGGGGCCTCGAGCGTGCTGGTCTCGGTTCCAATCTCACGAGCCATGACATGGAACGACTCGGCTTCTACGTCTGCGTCGCAGACCTCGAGGACGAGCTGATCCGCTCCCTCGGGACCGCCTTGGTGGAAGGGATCCTCTACTCATAGGGCGAGCGGGGATCGTTTTTGCACGTTCCAGAGGCAGCCCGCCTGGCGAGGACGCGCCATCGAGGATCAGCTTCGACGATTCATCGGCACGTTCAGCGGCGGAAGATCCGCATCGCGCCATTGCTCGTCGAGGCTCTGGATCTACCCCGAGTTCCGCGACCGCTGGAGCGCCTGCTCGCCCACCTGTGACCTCCGCTCGACCGAGAGTCATCTGCCGCCGCTCGTGTGAGCCATGACGTCTTCACGGCATGCGAACATACGTTCGTGCCCGGCGACGCGACGATCCTGCACGCTGACGTCGATTCCTTTTATGCATCGGTGGAGCAGCGGGACGACCCGCGTCTGCGCGGACGGCCGGTCATCGTCGGCGGCGGCGTGGTGCTCGCAGCCAGCTACGAGGCCAAGGCCTACGGCATCCGCACGCCGATGGGCGAAGCGCTCGCCCGCCACCTCTGCCCCCACGCGGTGGTCGTTCGCCCCCGGATGGACGCCTACAGCGACGCGAGCAAGGCCCTGTTCGAGGTGTTCTACGACACCACGCCGTTCGTCGAGGGCATCTCCATCGACGAGGCCTTCCTCGACGTCGGCGGCCTGCGGTGGATTTCGGGCACGCCCACGGAGATCGCGATACGCCTGCGTGAGGATGTCAGGGAGAAGGTGGGCTTACCGATCACCGTTGGCGTGGCCAGGACGAAGTTCCTCGCCAAGGTGGCCAGCGCCGTCGCCAAGCCCGACGGCCTCCTCGTCGTGCCGCCGAAAGCCGAGCTCGAGTTCCTTCACCCGCTCCCGGTCGACGCGCTGTGGGGCGTCGGGCCGGTCACCGCGTCGAAGCTCAACGACAAGGGCATCACGATCGTGGAGCAGGTAGCACGACTGGGCGAGGCGTCACTGGTCCGGATGCTCGGGAGGGCGGCCGGACGCCACCTGCACGCGCTGGCGCACAACCGCGACCCTCGGCCCGTGCAGGTGGGACGTCGCCGTCACTCGATGGGGTCGCAGCGCGCGCTCGGGCGCAGGCGAAGGTCGCCGGAGTTGCTTGATGCCGATCTCGTCGCGATCGTCGATCGACTCGGACGAAGGCTTCGAACGGCGCACCGGGTGTGCAGGACGATCGTTCTCCGGCTGCGGTTCGACGACTTCTCTCGCGCGACGCGATCGCACACGCTGCCGGAGGCGACCGCCGAGACTCGAGCGATCCTCGTCACCGCGAGAGAACTCCTCGCCGGAGCCATGCCGATGATCAGAGACCAGGGGATCACCCTGATCGGCGTGACGCTCGGCAACCTCGACCGTGACGACGCGATCCAGCTCGCGCTGCCGTTCGACCGTGCGCTCGCCCACCCGATCGATACGGCGCTCGACGGCGTTCGCGAGCGGTTCGGTTCGGGAGCGATCACCCGCGCTGTGCTCCTCGGCAGAGACAGTGGAATGTCGGTGCCACTGCTCCCCGACTGATCACGACGCGTCGGCCGCCAGCTGGTCCGCGATGTCTCGGAGCGTGGCGATCCACGTGTCGTTCTCCACTCCCCAGTCGCGTCCGAGGCGAACGATGACGGCATCGGCGTCGGGTGCGACGTACACGTATTGACCGAAGTTGCCGAGCGCGTAGAACCTATCGAGCCGCTGCATGTCGATCCACCAGAAGTACTGGTAGTGCCCCGCCGGGTCGGTCGTCACGTCGGCCGCCGTCGCCTCGCGCACCCAGTCCTTCGAGACGACACGAGTGCCGTTCGACTCACCCTCGTGGAGGAACAACCGGCCGAACCGCGCGTAGTCGACCGCGGTCGCGTTGAGACCACTCTCCATCTTCTCGAAGCCCGACGCGTCCGAATCCAGGCTCCACGTCGCGTCGTACTCCGCTCCCAGGGGGATCCACAACCTGGTGCTCATGTACTCGGAAACGGACATGCCGGTGGCGCGCTCGATCACCATCCCCAGGAGCAACGTGTTGTAGTTGTTGTACAGCCACTCCTCCCCGGGCGGACCGAGGATCTCCGTGTCCTCCAGAGCGAGCGCTCGAAGGTCGACGCCGTAATACGTGTTGATGTCGTCGCCCCACGGCACCGGGAGATCCTGCTCCACGTAACGAAGTCCCGACGACATCGCCAGGAGATCTCGAAGCCTGATCGACTCGAACCTGCGATCTCGTTCCGCGAGCTCGGGAACGTACTCGGTCACGGGATCGGTCACGTCACCAATGAGCCCTTCGTCGATGGCGATGCCGACCAGCGTGGACAGGAACGACTTGGCCACCGAGAACGAGGTGTGCCGACTCTGTCGATCGGCGCCGTCGAAGTAGCGTTCGTACACCAATCGGTCCTCGTGCAGGATCAGGAACGCGCGCGTACCGGTTCGGCGAAGGAAACCGTCGAAGTCGCGGGATGTCGAGTCAGCGGGCGGCTCGAGACCATCGACCTCGGGACCTTCGGCCAACGGGCTGGGATCCTCACCGGCCGGGATCGTCCGCGCGGGGAACCGGTACTGATCGTCGATGTCCGCCTCCATCCACCACATCGCTCGCGCCATCGTGGACCTGTCGACAGATGCCCAGGCCCAGACCCACATACCGAGCACGAGGGTCACGACGACGAGCGCCACGCCCCCGATACGGCGCGGCCATCGACGGCGCCGCGATGACACCGCGGTCGGAGCCTTCCCCGGTCGCTTGGTCTTCGCCATGCCCTCGCCTCCCGTCACTCCCGGGGGTCGTGCGCACCAGCTTCGGCTCGGCTCGTGAGGTACGCGCCGGCGAGAACCAGGGCCGTTCCGACGAGCGAGATGAGTTCGATCACCTCGTCAAGGAAGACGACGCCCAGCGCGATCGCCACGACGGGGATGAGGTATGTGGCGACGGATCCTCGCGTCGCCCCCACCCGACCCACGAGGGTGGCCATCGCCACGAACGCCCATCCCGTTCCGAAGAAGCCGAGCGCGCCGATCGCCACCGCGCTCGACCATGCGAACTCCGAGTCGGGCAACGAGTAGAGCGCGGCCGGGGCGAGCACCACGAGCGCGACGAGCTGAGCGCGAAGCAACACGGGAAGCGCTCCGTTCCGCTGTTGCAGCGGCACCGCGATGTTCAGCGCCACGCCGTAGCACATGACCGCGAGGAGAACGAGCGCCGCGCCGAGCGCGGTGACCTCGGCGTCGCGCGCGGTCGGCCACAGCACGGCCAGCACGCCGGCAAAGCCGATCGCAACGCCCGCGAGCTGTCGACGACCCGGAGGCTTTCGAAGGAGGAACGCCGCGGTGATCGCGGCGAAGATCGGGACCGCTCCGTTGATCATCCCGGCGAGCGACGAGTCGATCCATTGCTGCCCGATCGGGAACAGCAGCAGCGGAGCGCCCATCCACAGCACGCCGAGGAGGGCGATCCTCGGGAGGTCGGTGCGGTCGACGGGCCGCCGAGCCTTCGGCAGCACGGCGAGCGCCACGGCGCCCACGGCCACACGAGCCCACGCGATCACTCCCGGACCGAAATGATCGAGGCCGATCTCGATCAGCAGGAACGACGAGCCCCAGATCGTCGCCGCGGCGGCGAGCAGACCCCACTCCTGCAGCCCGAACGCCTCGTGTCGCGTCCCGGCGGCGGTCTCGATCAACGCGCGCCGGCGCATCTCCGTTCGCTCAGCCATTGAGTTCTGTCCGCATCAACGCTGGCGCACCTCGTCACGTGAGGTCGTGGTTACGTACGAAGAGACCGCCCTAGCTGGTCTGGTATTCCGAGGCCGAGGAGATCCCGTGATGTCCCCCTGAGATGTACCGGGACAACGTGTCATCGTCACGTCCTTGTGGCGCCATCCGTCATAGAGGCGACGTCGGCTGAAAAGGGTGAAAGGAGAGGGCTATGGCCGTACAGCTCACTACCGTCATGATCGGGGTCGAGAGCCTCGACCGATCCAAGAAGTTCTACGCCGAAGGACTCGGCTGCGAGATCGCGCAGGACTATCCGCACTTCGTGGCGCTGAACCTCGGCGCGGGATCGTCCTCGCTCGCGCTCTACCCGCGCGAAGCCGCGGCGCAAGACGCCGGCGTGTCGCCGGAGGGTTCCGGGTTCCGCGGCGTCTCGTTCCACTACATCGTCGACTCGAAGGACGCCGTGGACGAAGTCATGAAGAAAGCCATCGCGGCCGGCGGTGACATAGTCAAGGAGGCCGGCGCCACGCAGTGGGGGTACTTCGGCTACTTCGCGGACCCCGACGGCTACCTGTGGAAGGTGGCGACGGGGAACTGATCCGACTTGCGCGATGTCCATCCTCTGACTAAGGTCAGAGGATGGATGGCGTGGCAGTTGGACAGGTTCGGCGGTTCAACCGCCTGGTGACCGAACGCGTCGGAGCGCTCGACGACCACTTTCTCTCGCGCGACCGTCCGCTCGGAGAGGCCCGGGTGCTCTGGGAGATTGGGCCGGATGGCTGCGACGTGCGAGCCCTTCGGTCGCGTCTGGACCTCGACTCCGGCTACCTGAGCCGCCTGCTTCGGTCTCTCGAGCAGGCCGGTCTCGCCACCGGCGAACCGAATGAGCACGACCGCCGCATAAGGACCGTTCGACTCACGGAAGCGGGCCTCGCCGAGCGAGCCGTCCTCGACGAACGGAGCGACGCGCTCGCGGAATCGTTCCTCGCTCCGCTCAACGCGGTGCAGCGGGAACGACTCGTGGCAGCGATGGGGGACGTCGAACGCCTCCTGACGGCGGCGATGATCGACATCCGCCCCACCGACCCCGCCGATCCCGAAGCCCGGTACTGCATGCGCGAGTACTTCGCGGAGCTCGACCGCCGGTTCGACGTGGGCTTCGACCCCGCGGCGAGCATCTCCGCGGACGACGACGAGCTGCGAACGCCGAGAGGTCTGCTGCTCGTCGCCACCCTCCGAACCGAACCCATTGGATGCGGCGCTCTGAAATTCCACGACGGAGCGCCGACCGAGCTCAAACGCATGTGGGTCGCTCCGTCCGTCCGCGGACTCGGCGTCGGACGTCGGCTCCTCTGGGAGCTCGAGCGCGAAGCGGCACGCCACGCCAGTCGCATCGTCCGGCTCGAGACGAACGAGTCGCTCACCGAGGCCATCGCCCTCTACCGCTCGTCGGGCTACGTCGAGGTACCTCCGTTCAACGAGGAGGCCTACGCGCACCACTGGTTCGAGAAGCGCCTCGGCGGCTAACCGATCAGGTTTGCGACGTGGCGACGCCCTCGAGCGAGCGCTCGAGAAACGTCTGCGCCTCGCGTGACCGTCGCCGCCGTTCGGCGGCCTCGTGCTCGTTGCCGCGGCGATCGGACACCTTGGCCAGCGAACGCCACAGCCACCCGCCGAGCTGACGGTCTCCGAGCTCCTCGGTGATCCGCACGGCCTTCATGAGGTCATCCTCGGCGCCATCGAGATCACCGAGCTCGCGGCGGACGTCGCCGCGCTCGGCGATGGCGTCCGCGAGCTCCCACCGCGCACCGAACTCCTCGAAGATCGTGATCCCGCGCTCGATGCACGGGAGCGCGTCCCGGAACCTGCCCAGGTCTTCCAGCACCCGACCGCGCTGAACGCACGTGATCCCGATGCTGAACTGGTCGCCGATCTGCTCCGCGAGCGTCATCGCGTCCATGCTCAGCTTGAGAGCCTCGTCGAGATCGCCTCGGCTATCACGACCGATCGACAGCGAGTTCAACGCCCGAACGCGCGACCACCCGTCATCGGGATCCGCGACGTCGAGCGCCCGGAGCCAGATCGCCTCGGCCTCGTCGAAATCCTTCCGGTTCCACGGGACCCAGCCCGCGAACAGCAACGTGCGGGCGATCGCCCAGGGTTCTCCCATCCGCTCGGCAGCCTGGAGCGAGCGATCCAGGAGCTCCTCCGCCTGATCGAAATCCGCCTCGACGTTGATGGCGATGTCGCCCAGGAACCGCAGCGCGAGCGCGAGCGTGAACGGATCGTCGAGCTCCGTACCGAGCTCGACCGCACGCCGGCACTTGTCGGTGGAAGCGCGGTACTCGCCGAGCCAGTAGTGGGCCTCCCCCATCCCAGCCAGGGCACGGGCCTCGCGCACGCCCCATCGTTCCTCCGGTCCGCTCAGCCCGAGCGCGCGCCCGTAGTAGTCGAGCGCCGAACGGCTCTCCATCCGCCGCCTGGCGCGATCGCCGGCGGAGACCAGCGCGTCTGCCGCCCGCTCAGGCGTGGTCCGGTCGTCGGGATACAGATCAAGCGAGGCGACCGCGGCGAGCTCGAGATGGTCGGCGGCCCACGACGGGTGACCGGTCGAAAGCAACCGGTCGGCGATTGCCTCGTGCAGACGAACACGCTCCCGTTTGGGAAGGCTCGCGTAGGCCACGTCCTTCACGGTGGTGTGCCGAACCCGCCAGCGCTCGGAGGCGCGTTTGCCTTCCTCGTGAACGAGGATCTCCGCCTCCTCGAGCGCGGCGATCTCCTCCCGGGTAGCGCCGGGATCCACGACGAGCAGCTCTTCCAGGTCGAACGAGACGAAGAACGCCGACGCGCGTCGCGCGAGATCGCGGAG
It encodes the following:
- the dinB gene encoding DNA polymerase IV, whose product is MPGDATILHADVDSFYASVEQRDDPRLRGRPVIVGGGVVLAASYEAKAYGIRTPMGEALARHLCPHAVVVRPRMDAYSDASKALFEVFYDTTPFVEGISIDEAFLDVGGLRWISGTPTEIAIRLREDVREKVGLPITVGVARTKFLAKVASAVAKPDGLLVVPPKAELEFLHPLPVDALWGVGPVTASKLNDKGITIVEQVARLGEASLVRMLGRAAGRHLHALAHNRDPRPVQVGRRRHSMGSQRALGRRRRSPELLDADLVAIVDRLGRRLRTAHRVCRTIVLRLRFDDFSRATRSHTLPEATAETRAILVTARELLAGAMPMIRDQGITLIGVTLGNLDRDDAIQLALPFDRALAHPIDTALDGVRERFGSGAITRAVLLGRDSGMSVPLLPD
- a CDS encoding serine hydrolase; amino-acid sequence: MAKTKRPGKAPTAVSSRRRRWPRRIGGVALVVVTLVLGMWVWAWASVDRSTMARAMWWMEADIDDQYRFPARTIPAGEDPSPLAEGPEVDGLEPPADSTSRDFDGFLRRTGTRAFLILHEDRLVYERYFDGADRQSRHTSFSVAKSFLSTLVGIAIDEGLIGDVTDPVTEYVPELAERDRRFESIRLRDLLAMSSGLRYVEQDLPVPWGDDINTYYGVDLRALALEDTEILGPPGEEWLYNNYNTLLLGMVIERATGMSVSEYMSTRLWIPLGAEYDATWSLDSDASGFEKMESGLNATAVDYARFGRLFLHEGESNGTRVVSKDWVREATAADVTTDPAGHYQYFWWIDMQRLDRFYALGNFGQYVYVAPDADAVIVRLGRDWGVENDTWIATLRDIADQLAADAS
- a CDS encoding DMT family transporter, encoding MAERTEMRRRALIETAAGTRHEAFGLQEWGLLAAAATIWGSSFLLIEIGLDHFGPGVIAWARVAVGAVALAVLPKARRPVDRTDLPRIALLGVLWMGAPLLLFPIGQQWIDSSLAGMINGAVPIFAAITAAFLLRKPPGRRQLAGVAIGFAGVLAVLWPTARDAEVTALGAALVLLAVMCYGVALNIAVPLQQRNGALPVLLRAQLVALVVLAPAALYSLPDSEFAWSSAVAIGALGFFGTGWAFVAMATLVGRVGATRGSVATYLIPVVAIALGVVFLDEVIELISLVGTALVLAGAYLTSRAEAGAHDPRE
- a CDS encoding VOC family protein translates to MAVQLTTVMIGVESLDRSKKFYAEGLGCEIAQDYPHFVALNLGAGSSSLALYPREAAAQDAGVSPEGSGFRGVSFHYIVDSKDAVDEVMKKAIAAGGDIVKEAGATQWGYFGYFADPDGYLWKVATGN
- a CDS encoding helix-turn-helix domain-containing GNAT family N-acetyltransferase produces the protein MDGVAVGQVRRFNRLVTERVGALDDHFLSRDRPLGEARVLWEIGPDGCDVRALRSRLDLDSGYLSRLLRSLEQAGLATGEPNEHDRRIRTVRLTEAGLAERAVLDERSDALAESFLAPLNAVQRERLVAAMGDVERLLTAAMIDIRPTDPADPEARYCMREYFAELDRRFDVGFDPAASISADDDELRTPRGLLLVATLRTEPIGCGALKFHDGAPTELKRMWVAPSVRGLGVGRRLLWELEREAARHASRIVRLETNESLTEAIALYRSSGYVEVPPFNEEAYAHHWFEKRLGG